The following proteins are encoded in a genomic region of Sebastes fasciatus isolate fSebFas1 chromosome 14, fSebFas1.pri, whole genome shotgun sequence:
- the LOC141782439 gene encoding olfactory receptor 52E2-like: MDDKLNATYITLGGHVEVKKYRYVYVLAIFTVYILIICSNSTILYLIFIHKNLHEPMYIFIAALLLNSVVVSTTIYPKLLVDILSEKQIISYSACLFQFYIGYTVSSSEFLLLLAMAYDRYVSICKPLQYPTIMTKNTVSIFLFFAWLLPACHIVLPTILSAETKLCNLTLQGTHCNNAIFKLQCVSSRVITIYGVVALLDLAILPMLFIIFTYTKILIITHRSCREVRKKAAETCLPHLLVLISFSCLSAYDIAIVRLGSNFPKIVNSIMALQIVLYNPLFNPIIYGLKMKEISKHLKRLFCQAKLV, from the coding sequence ATGGATGATAAGTTAAATGCAACATATATAACTCTTGGTGGGCATGTAGAAGTTAAGAAATAcagatatgtttatgttttggCTATATTCACAGtatatattctaataatatgCAGTAATTCTACTATTCTGTACCTTATCTTTATACACAAGAATCTCCATGAGCCTATGTACATTTTCATTGCAGCTTTATTACTGAACTCGGTTGTTGTAAGCACTACTATTTACCCAAAGCTTTTGGTTGACATTTTATCTGAAAAACAGATCATATCATATTCAGCCTGTCTCTTTCAATTTTATATAGGTTATACTGTAAGCAGTTCAGAATTCTTACTGTTGTTAGCCATGGCCTATGACAGGTATGTGTCTATATGTAAACCTCTGCAATATCCAACTATCATGACAAAAAACACGGTGagtattttcctgttttttgcTTGGCTTCTGCCTGCTTGTCATATTGTACTCCCAACAATACTGAGTGCTGAAACTAAACTGTGTAACTTAACTTTACAAGGAACACATTGTAATAATGCAATTTTTAAACTTCAATGTGTAAGTTCAAGAGTAATTACTATATATGGTGTTGTTGCTTTATTAGATCTTGCAATTCTGCCTATGCTCTTCATTatttttacatacacaaaaatacTTATAATAACCCATCGAAGTTGCAGAGAAGTCAggaaaaaagcagcagagaccTGTTTACCTCACCTGTTGGTTTTAATCAGCTTTTCCTGTTTGAGTGCATATGATATCGCGATAGTTCGACTGGGATCTAATTTTCCAAAAATTGTGAATTCCATAATGGCTTTACAAATCGTTTTGTATAATCCTCTCTTTAATCCAATTATATACGGactaaaaatgaaagaaatctcTAAACACCTGAAGAGGTTGTTCTGTCAAGCCAAACTGGTCTAA
- the LOC141782367 gene encoding olfactory receptor 6K3-like codes for MDDKLNATYITLGGHVEVKKYRYVYFLVIFTVYILIICSNSTILYLIFIHKNLHEPMYIFIAALLLNSVVYSTAIYPKLLVDILSEKQITSYSACLFQFYIFYAVGSSEFLLLSAMAYDRYVSICKPLQYPTIMTKNTVSIFLFFAWLLPACHIALPKILSAETKLCNLTLQGIFCNNAIYKLQCVSSRLITINGVVALLNLAILPMLFIIFTYTKILIITHRSCREVRKKAAETCLPHLLVLISFSCLSAYDVAIVRVNSNFPKIVNSIMTLQIVLYHPLFNPIIYGLKMKEISKHLKRLFCQAKLV; via the coding sequence ATGGATGATAAGTTAAATGCAACGTATATAACTCTTGGTGGGCATGTGGAAGTTAAGAAATAcagatatgtttattttttggttatattcacagtatatattctaataatatgCAGTAATTCTACTATTCTGTACCTTATCTTTATACACAAGAATCTCCATGAGCCTATGTACATTTTCATTGCAGCTTTATTACTGAACTCGGTTGTTTATAGCACTGCTATTTACCCAAAGCTTTTGGTTGACATTTTATCTGAAAAACAGATCACATCTTATTCTGCCTGTCTCTTtcaattttatatattttatgctgTAGGCAGTTCAGAATTCTTACTGTTGTCAGCCATGGCCTATGACAGGTATGTGTCTATATGTAAACCTCTGCAATATCCAACTATCATGACAAAAAACACGGTGagtattttcctgttttttgcTTGGCTTCTGCCTGCTTGTCATATTGCACTCCCAAAAATACTAAGTGCTGAAACTAAACTGTGTAACTTAACTTTACAAGGAATATTTTGTAACAATGCAATTTATAAACTTCAATGTGTAAGTTCAAGATTAATTACTATAAATGGTGTTGTTGCTTTATTAAATCTTGCAATTCTGCCTATGCTCTTCATTatttttacatacacaaaaatacTTATAATAACCCATCGAAGTTGCAGAGAAGTCAggaaaaaagcagcagagaccTGTTTACCTCACCTGTTGGTTTTAATCAGCTTTTCCTGTTTGAGTGCATATGATGTCGCGATAGTTCGAGTGAATTCTAATTTTCCAAAAATTGTGAATTCCATAATGACTTTACAAATCGTTTTGTATCATCCTCTCTTTAATCCAATTATATACGGactaaaaatgaaagaaatctcTAAACACCTGAAGAGGTTGTTCTGTCAAGCCAAACTGGTCTAA
- the LOC141782384 gene encoding olfactory receptor 6K3-like → MDDKLNATYITLGGHVEVNKYRYVYVLAIFTVYILIICSNSTILYLIFIHKNLHEPMYIFIAALLLNSVVLSTAIYPKLLVDILSEKQIISYSACLFQFYIVYAVSSSEFLLLSAMAYDRYVSICKPLQYPTIMTKNTVNIFLFFAWLLPACHIVLPTILSAETKLCNLTLQGIFCNNAIYKLQCVSSRVITINGVVALLDLAILPMLFIIFTYTKILIITHRSCREVRKKAAETCLPHLLVLISFSCLCAYDIAIVRLGSNFPKIVNSIMTLQMVLYHPLFNPIIYGLKMKEISKHLKRLFCQAKLV, encoded by the coding sequence ATGGATGATAAGTTAAATGCAACATATATAACTCTTGGTGGGCATGTGGAAGTTAACAAATAcagatatgtttatgttttggCTATATTCACAGtatatattctaataatatgCAGTAATTCTACTATTCTGTACCTTATCTTTATACACAAGAATCTCCATGAGCCTATGTACATTTTCATTGCAGCTTTATTACTGAACTCGGTTGTTTTAAGCACTGCTATTTACCCAAAGCTTTTGGTTGACATTTTATCTGAAAAACAGATCATATCATATTCAGCCTGTCTCTTTCAATTTTATATAGTTTATGCTGTAAGCAGTTCAGAATTCTTACTGTTGTCAGCCATGGCCTATGACAGGTATGTGTCTATATGTAAACCTCTGCAATATCCAACTATCATGACAAAAAACACGGTGaatattttcctgttttttgcTTGGCTTCTGCCTGCTTGTCATATTGTACTCCCAACAATACTGAGTGCTGAAACTAAACTGTGTAACTTAACTTTACAAGGAATATTTTGTAATAATGCAATTTATAAACTTCAATGTGTAAGTTCAAGAGTAATTACTATAAATGGTGTTGTTGCTTTATTAGATCTTGCAATTCTGCCTATGCTCTTCATTatttttacatacacaaaaatacTTATAATAACCCATCGAAGTTGCAGAGAAGTCAggaaaaaagcagcagagaccTGTTTACCTCACCTGTTGGTTTTAATCAGCTTTTCCTGTTTGTGTGCATATGATATCGCGATAGTTCGACTGGGATCTAATTTTCCAAAAATTGTCAATTCCATAATGACTTTACAAATGGTTTTGTATCATCCTCTCTTTAATCCAATTATATACGGactaaaaatgaaagaaatctcTAAACACCTGAAGAGGTTGTTCTGTCAAGCCAAACTGGTCTAA
- the LOC141782379 gene encoding olfactory receptor 1-like, protein MDDELNATYITLGGHVEVNKYRYVYFLVIFTVYILIICSNSTILYLIFIHKNLHEPMYIFIAALLLNSVVFSTAIYPKLLVDILSEKQIISYSACLFQFYIVYAVGSSEFLLLSAMAYDRYVSICKPLQYPTIMTKNTVSIFLFFAWLLPACHIVLPTILSAETKLCNLTLKGIFCSNAIYKLQCVSSRVITIYGVVALLDLAILPMLFIILTYTKILIITHRSCREVRKKAAETCLPHLLVLISFSCLSAYDIATVRLGSNFPKIVNFIMTLQTVLYHPLFNPIIYGLKMKEISKHLKRLFCQAKLV, encoded by the coding sequence ATGGATGATGAGTTAAATGCAACATATATAACTCTTGGTGGGCATGTGGAAGTTAACAAATAcagatatgtttattttttggttatattcacagtatatattctaataatatgCAGTAATTCTACTATTCTGTACCTTATCTTTATACACAAGAATCTCCATGAGCCTATGTACATTTTCATTGCAGCTTTATTACTGAACTCGGTTGTTTTCAGCACTGCTATTTACCCAAAGCTTTTGGTTGACATTTTATCTGAAAAACAGATCATATCATATTCAGCCTGTCTCTTTCAATTTTATATAGTTTATGCTGTAGGCAGTTCAGAATTCTTACTGTTGTCAGCCATGGCCTATGACAGGTATGTGTCTATATGTAAACCTCTGCAATATCCAACTATCATGACAAAAAACACGGTGagtattttcctgttttttgcTTGGCTTCTGCCTGCTTGTCATATTGTACTCCCAACAATACTGAGTGCTGAAACTAAACTGTGTAACTTAACTTTAAAAGGAATATTTTGTAGCAATGCAATTTATAAACTTCAATGTGTAAGTTCAAGAGTAATTACTATATATGGTGTTGTTGCTTTATTAGATCTTGCAATTCTGCCTATGCTCTTCATTATTCttacatacacaaaaatacTTATAATAACCCATCGAAGTTGCAGAGAAGTCAggaaaaaagcagcagagaccTGTTTACCTCACCTGTTGGTTTTAATCAGCTTTTCCTGTTTAAGTGCATATGATATCGCGACAGTTCGACTGGGATCTAATTTTCCAAAAATTGTGAATTTCATAATGACTTTACAAACCGTTTTGTATCATCCTCTCTTTAATCCAATTATATACGGactaaaaatgaaagaaatctcTAAACACCTGAAGAGGTTGTTCTGTCAAGCCAAACTGGTCTAA